A genomic segment from Syngnathus scovelli strain Florida chromosome 3, RoL_Ssco_1.2, whole genome shotgun sequence encodes:
- the LOC125994193 gene encoding calcium-binding protein 7 — MPMHPVTSTLMYRGMCTIPDILSYRPPVNLPEDEVEEIREAFKVFDRDGNGFISKQELGMAMRSLGYMPNEVELEVIIQRLDMDGDGQVDFEEFVTLLGPKLTAAAMPDKFNGTDFDSVFWKCDMQKLTVEELKRLLYDTFCDHLSMKDIENIIITEENHMVNPEDCQVDIDSSSPTQQVKQTCVRKSLICAFAIAFIISVMLIAANQVLRSGMK; from the exons ATGCCGATGCATCCGGTCACCTCCACGCTCATGTACCGGGGCATGTGCACCATCCCGGACATCCTCTCCTACCGCCCCCCGGTCAACCTGCCTGAGGACGAGGTGGAAG aGATCCGCGAGGCGTTCAAAGTgttcgaccgcgacggcaacggCTTCATCTCCAAGCAGGAGCTGGGCATGGCCATGCGCTCCCTTGGATACATGCCCAACGAGGTCGAGCTTGAGGTCATCATACAGCGACTGGACATGGATG GCGACGGCCAGGTGGACTTTGAGGAGTTTGTCACGCTGCTCGGCCCCAAGTTGACGGCGGCCGCCATGCCCGACAAGTTCAACGGAACTGACTTTGACTCAGTTTTCTGGAAG TGTGACATGCAGAAGCTTACGGTAGAGGAGCTGAAGCGTCTGCTGTACGACACCTTCTGCGACCACCTGTCCATGAAGGACATCGAGAACATCATCATAACCGAGGAGAACCACATGGTGAACCCCGAGGACTGCCAGGTGGACATCGACA GTTCCAGCCCCACGCAGCAGGTCAAGCAGACTTGCGTGCGCAAGAGCCTGATCTGCGCCTTCGCCATCGCCTTCATCATCAGCGTCATGCTGATCGCCGCCAATCAGGTGCTGCGCAGCGGCATGAAATAG
- the kremen1 gene encoding kremen protein 1 isoform X1 translates to MNPWTAASLLLLAGFCFLSSASLSHFDTECYTANGEDYRGFQKQTSLYGGKPCLFWNETFQHPYNTLKYPNGEGGLGSHNYCRNPDGDVQPWCYIADHEDGIYWRYCDIPTCQMPGNLGCFRDSGDPPTLSGPTETSNKQTIQSCISFCRKQRYKLAGMESGYACFCGNEADLLDHGEAPSMECNHVCFGDHRQPCGGDGWLIVFDTRVGSCGGNYSSPSGVIYSPDFPDKYGAARVCYWTVQVPGSSSILFNFTFFDITDQADMVELLNGYTSEVVARFDWRSPPRRLLNVTGDFIILYFYSDRTNQAQGFALLYQALRSNEDQANAEDEGFSSTVEPHVAALPGVTDGTNVTTKGRSTSQILYVITSSPGKPEHSMPGQWAGPGRSSGHSAMWTIYALAGLLILTVVAMLAKLLLHVTVKSPRIPTVSGSDSCSQSTSTSSEPWIILYRPSTISLFKQKLKSHHQHHHHHHHHGDLSPLVGN, encoded by the exons AGTGTTACACGGCCAACGGGGAGGACTACAGGGGCTTCCAGAAACAGACCAGTTTGTACGGGGGGAAGCCCTGCCTCTTCTGGAACGAAACCTTCCAGCACCCCTACAACACGCTCAAGTACCCCAACGGCGAGGGCGGACTGGGCAGCCACAACTATTGCAG GAACCCCGACGGGGACGTCCAGCCATGGTGCTACATTGCAGACCACGAAGACGGGATTTACTGGCGGTACTGCGACATTCCAACATGCCAGA tgcccGGTAACCTTGGCTGCTTCCGAGACAGCGGCGACCCGCCCACCTTGTCCGGGCCCACCGAGACGTCCAACAAGCAGACCATTCAGTCCTGCATTAGCTTCTGCAGGAAGCAGCGATACAAG TTGGCCGGCATGGAGTCGGGGTACGCTTGTTTCTGCGGCAACGAAGCGGACCTGTTGGACCACGGCGAGGCCCCCAGCATGGAGTGTAACCACGTTTGTTTCGGCGACCACAGGCAGCCGTGCGGCGGAGACGGCTGGCTCATCGTCTTCGACA CTCGAGTGGGTTCCTGCGGCGGGAACTACTCGTCCCCCTCCGGGGTCATCTACTCACCGGACTTTCCGGACAAATACGGAGCGGCTCGCGTTTGCTATTGGACGGTGCAGGTGCCCGGCTCTTCGTCCATCCTGTTCAACTTCACCTTCTTCGACATCACCGACCAGGCGGACATGGTGGAGCTGCTCAACGGCTACACCAGCGAGGTGGTGGCGCGCTTCGACTGGCGCAGCCCGCCCCGCCGGCTACTCAACGTCACCGGGGACTTCATCATACTCTATTTCTACTCGGACCGGACCAACCAGGCGCAGGGTTTTGCGCTGCTCTACCAAG CGCTCAGAAGCAACGAGGACCAGGCAAACGCAGAGGACGAGGGCTTCTCTAGCACGGTGGAACCTCACGTGGCGGCGCTCCCCGGGGTCACCGACGGCACCAACGTGACCACCAAAGGACGCTCGACCTCGCAGATCCTCTACGTGATCACGTCCAGCCCTGGCAAGCCGGAGCACAGCATGCCAGGTCAGTGGGCTGGACCCGGACGGAGCAGCGGACACAGCGCCA TGTGGACCATCTACGCTCTGGCCGGCCTCCTCATCCTCACCGTGGTCGCCATGCTGGCAAAGCTACTGCTCCACGTCACAGTCAA GTCTCCCCGAATCCCTACAGTGAGCGGCTCGGACAGCTGCAGCCAAAGCACTTCAACATCATCAGAGCCATGGATCATCTTGTACCGGCCCTCCACCATCTCCCTCTTCAAGCAGAAACTCAAGAGCCACCatcaacaccaccaccaccaccaccaccatggaGACCTGAGCCCCTTGGTGGGCAACTAG
- the kremen1 gene encoding kremen protein 1 isoform X2 produces the protein MNPWTAASLLLLAGFCFLSSASLSHFDTECYTANGEDYRGFQKQTSLYGGKPCLFWNETFQHPYNTLKYPNGEGGLGSHNYCRNPDGDVQPWCYIADHEDGIYWRYCDIPTCQMPGNLGCFRDSGDPPTLSGPTETSNKQTIQSCISFCRKQRYKLAGMESGYACFCGNEADLLDHGEAPSMECNHVCFGDHRQPCGGDGWLIVFDTRVGSCGGNYSSPSGVIYSPDFPDKYGAARVCYWTVQVPGSSSILFNFTFFDITDQADMVELLNGYTSEVVARFDWRSPPRRLLNVTGDFIILYFYSDRTNQAQGFALLYQALRSNEDQANAEDEGFSSTVEPHVAALPGVTDGTNVTTKGRSTSQILYVITSSPGKPEHSMPVWTIYALAGLLILTVVAMLAKLLLHVTVKSPRIPTVSGSDSCSQSTSTSSEPWIILYRPSTISLFKQKLKSHHQHHHHHHHHGDLSPLVGN, from the exons AGTGTTACACGGCCAACGGGGAGGACTACAGGGGCTTCCAGAAACAGACCAGTTTGTACGGGGGGAAGCCCTGCCTCTTCTGGAACGAAACCTTCCAGCACCCCTACAACACGCTCAAGTACCCCAACGGCGAGGGCGGACTGGGCAGCCACAACTATTGCAG GAACCCCGACGGGGACGTCCAGCCATGGTGCTACATTGCAGACCACGAAGACGGGATTTACTGGCGGTACTGCGACATTCCAACATGCCAGA tgcccGGTAACCTTGGCTGCTTCCGAGACAGCGGCGACCCGCCCACCTTGTCCGGGCCCACCGAGACGTCCAACAAGCAGACCATTCAGTCCTGCATTAGCTTCTGCAGGAAGCAGCGATACAAG TTGGCCGGCATGGAGTCGGGGTACGCTTGTTTCTGCGGCAACGAAGCGGACCTGTTGGACCACGGCGAGGCCCCCAGCATGGAGTGTAACCACGTTTGTTTCGGCGACCACAGGCAGCCGTGCGGCGGAGACGGCTGGCTCATCGTCTTCGACA CTCGAGTGGGTTCCTGCGGCGGGAACTACTCGTCCCCCTCCGGGGTCATCTACTCACCGGACTTTCCGGACAAATACGGAGCGGCTCGCGTTTGCTATTGGACGGTGCAGGTGCCCGGCTCTTCGTCCATCCTGTTCAACTTCACCTTCTTCGACATCACCGACCAGGCGGACATGGTGGAGCTGCTCAACGGCTACACCAGCGAGGTGGTGGCGCGCTTCGACTGGCGCAGCCCGCCCCGCCGGCTACTCAACGTCACCGGGGACTTCATCATACTCTATTTCTACTCGGACCGGACCAACCAGGCGCAGGGTTTTGCGCTGCTCTACCAAG CGCTCAGAAGCAACGAGGACCAGGCAAACGCAGAGGACGAGGGCTTCTCTAGCACGGTGGAACCTCACGTGGCGGCGCTCCCCGGGGTCACCGACGGCACCAACGTGACCACCAAAGGACGCTCGACCTCGCAGATCCTCTACGTGATCACGTCCAGCCCTGGCAAGCCGGAGCACAGCATGCCAG TGTGGACCATCTACGCTCTGGCCGGCCTCCTCATCCTCACCGTGGTCGCCATGCTGGCAAAGCTACTGCTCCACGTCACAGTCAA GTCTCCCCGAATCCCTACAGTGAGCGGCTCGGACAGCTGCAGCCAAAGCACTTCAACATCATCAGAGCCATGGATCATCTTGTACCGGCCCTCCACCATCTCCCTCTTCAAGCAGAAACTCAAGAGCCACCatcaacaccaccaccaccaccaccaccatggaGACCTGAGCCCCTTGGTGGGCAACTAG